The DNA sequence GGAGGTGCCGTCGCCGGCGAACACGTAGTCGGTGGAGACGTGCACCAGGTGCGCCCCACGGTCGGCGCACGCCTGGGCCAGATGCGCCACGGCGGTGCCGTTGACGGCGGTGGCGGCGTCCTCGGCCTCCTCCGCGCCGTCCACGTCGGTCCACGCTGCGGCGTTGATCACCAGCTGGTGCCCGTCGACCGCGGCAGCGACCGCCGCCGGGTCGGTGATGTCCAGATCGGTACGGGTCAGCGCGGTCACCGACCGGGTTTCCCGGTGGTCGGCCAACGCGGCCAGCAGGTCCCGCCCCAGCATCCCACCGGCACCGGTGACCAGCCACCGGTCGGCCGCGGTCACGACGACGCCACGGGCTTCTTCAGCGGCTCCCACCAGGACCGGTTCTCCCGGTACCAGCGGACCGTGTCGGCCAGTCCTTCGTCCAGCGTGACACTCGGGGCGTAGCCCAGCTCGCGGGAGATCTTGCTGATGTCCAGCGAGTAGCGCCGGTCGTGCCCCTTGCGGTCGGTGACCGGGACGACCCGTTCCCACCCCACCCCACAGGCGTCCAGTAGCCGGGCGGTGAGCTCCTTGTTGGTCAGTTCGGTCCCGCCGCCGATGTGGTAGACCTCGCCGGCGCGCCCGCCGGCGGCGACCAGCGCGATGCCCACGCAGTGGTCCCGCACATGCAGCCAGTCCCGGATGTTGCCGCCGTCGCCGTACAGCGGCACCGTACCGCCGTCCAGCAGGTTGGTGACGAACAGCGGGATGACCTTCTCCGGGAACTGGTACGGCCCGTAGTTGTTGGAGCAGCGGGTCACCACAACGTCCATGCCGTGTGTCCGGTGGTAGGCCAAGGCCAGCAGGTCGGAGCCGGCCTTGGACGCGGAGTACGGCGAGTTCGGCGACAACGGCCAGTCCTCGGTCCACGACCCTTCGTCGATCGACCCGTACACCTCGTCGGTCGAGACGTGCACGAACCGGTTCGTCCCGTGGCGCAGCGCCGCGTCGAGCAGGGTCTGGGTGCCCACCACGTTGGTGGTCACGAACTCCGCGGCACCGGTGATCGACCGGTCGACGTGCGACTCGGCGGCGAAGTGCACCACCATGTCCTGTCCGGCGAGTGCCCGGTCGACGGCGGCGGCGTCGCAGATGTCCGCTTGGACGAAGGTCAGCCGTGGGTCGTCGCGGACCGGGGCCAGGTTGGCGAGATTGCCGGAATAGGTCAACTTGTCCAGCACGGTCACCGTAGCCGGACTGACCGG is a window from the Solwaraspora sp. WMMD792 genome containing:
- the rfbB gene encoding dTDP-glucose 4,6-dehydratase, which translates into the protein MRVLVTGGAGFIGSEFVRMLLTDPNAPVSPATVTVLDKLTYSGNLANLAPVRDDPRLTFVQADICDAAAVDRALAGQDMVVHFAAESHVDRSITGAAEFVTTNVVGTQTLLDAALRHGTNRFVHVSTDEVYGSIDEGSWTEDWPLSPNSPYSASKAGSDLLALAYHRTHGMDVVVTRCSNNYGPYQFPEKVIPLFVTNLLDGGTVPLYGDGGNIRDWLHVRDHCVGIALVAAGGRAGEVYHIGGGTELTNKELTARLLDACGVGWERVVPVTDRKGHDRRYSLDISKISRELGYAPSVTLDEGLADTVRWYRENRSWWEPLKKPVASS